The Porites lutea chromosome 4, jaPorLute2.1, whole genome shotgun sequence genome contains a region encoding:
- the LOC140934154 gene encoding uncharacterized protein codes for MVLGVSGTRVYTTPKDFRCGCCDECQATVWALEMILVEKLPPYKAFRNRPKHLSRGVLTKGEKFSHGWYNGCQATVWALEMIVEIHYPYMVCCELEQARKRPIRIQKLLTPGSSTCCNLDLKLSPSSVAFSRNKVKDSEKLSAPVSESVLEYEKSFQVESQRKFIAVIFVSPLIRMLIKVLSLTFICLLYLRMLINKT; via the exons ATGGTTTTAGGTGTTTCAGGTACCAGAGTTTATACGACGCCGAAAGACTTTAGATGTGGATGCTGCGATGAATGCCAGGCCACTGTCTGGGCTTTGGAGATGATTCTAGTGGAAAAGCTTCCTCCGTATAAGGCGTTTAGGAACCGTCCGAAACATCTTTCTCGAG GTGTTTTAACAAAGGGGGAAAAGTTTAGCCATGGATGGTATAATGGCTGCCAGGCCACGGTCTGGGCTTTGGAGATGATCGTGGAAATTCACTATCCATATATGGTGTGCTGTGAGCTCGAGCAGGCCCGCAAACGGCCTATCAGAATCCAGAAACTTCTTACTCCAG GGTCATCGACGTGTTGTAATCTGGATCTAAAGTTATCCCCCTCAAGTGTAGCCTTTTCCAG GAACAAAGTAAAGGACTCTGAAAAGCTGTCAGCTCCAGTCAGTGAATCTGTGTTAGAGTATgagaaaagttttcaagttgaaaGCCAAAGGAAAtttattgcagttatttttGTCAGCCCTTTAATACGTATGTTAATAAAGGTTTTATCCTTGACATTTATTTGTCTGCTTTACCTTCGCATGCTCATAAACAAAACGTAA